In the genome of Malania oleifera isolate guangnan ecotype guangnan chromosome 5, ASM2987363v1, whole genome shotgun sequence, the window tatttatatttgtttcttatttagttttaTTTGGATTTGTAATCCCGTTTTGGTTGGTTGTTAGTGTTATTTTTGAGagacctttaatttttttatctgtaatctctcaaTGTTTGTTTTGTAACCACCGTATTTCTCCTCTAAAAAATGAGagtataacaataaataattacGAGGTATcgccctcctttagttaaaatagaaaaaaaaaatcccaaataaGCCAATTACAGTGAGGGACATTTGCAACCCTTAACGTAAAACATCCTGTCAAGTTACATTTGAAGGAACCACTAAAGAATGTGCAAAATGTGTATAGACATTACGTCCTAACATTTCCAGCATTCACTTCAATATCTTTCGATGCACCGCTTTATGAAGTTGGGTGTGTAAAGTGCAAAGGCGCATTCTCCTTGATCTGAATGCTTCTTTACAACTAACTACTGATCTTTGCATATGCATTAGCCAGCTCCCAGCAGATACCTACTCGCACAAGTGTTGAATAATAGTTAAAATATCCTTTTctgattaaaattttaattgccATGTGACTATTGATAATGCCCCAAATGTCCCGGTATCTTAGGTAATAGGTATTGGGAAGTGGGAACCCTGAATTGACATTGCGCGCCAAGGGGCATCTAGGGTCAAACAGAACACAAGTATGCCTCTGGGGAATAATTGAGCAAAATTGATTAGTGCCCAGCAACTATTGGCTGTGAGAACTTGAGAGGTGGTCTTAATAATTACTGTATCCAAACAGGGAATTGCAGGGGTAGCTTTTGCTTTATAAATAGAGCTGAGGGTCTGTGCCATCCCTGTGGCTTGCAGGTTGGTTGGAGGCTGGTTGGTTAGTTGGAGTGTTTACATTGGGCCAACCCTTGCCCTAATCCTAATGGCTCTCTCTGTTTCTTCCTTCTGCCTTCTAGTCCTCCTTTCTTGCTTCACCACTTCTCTGCTTCTGTGCAATGCCTTCTCTGCCCAACACTACCACTACCCCTTCCTCCACCATCGCCACCACTCTCGCATTGCCAGACACGACTACAGAGATGCCCTTATTAAATCCATACTCTTCTTTGAAGGGCAGAGGTCAGGGAGGCTCCCTCCTGGCCAGAGAATCACCTGGAGGAGAGACTCTGGTCTTTCAGACGGTTCAGCCGTGCATGTATGCAATCATCACACGGATCAATCTCTTTATTTTCTGTTTCTTGAACTTCTTATTTATCTCCTCTATGAAATATTTGAGCTGGGTTTTGCTCATTTCCGTGTGAAACTGAAAATGCAGGTAGATTTGGTTGGAGGGTATTACGATGCAGGCGACAATGTGAAGTTTGGGTTTCCCATGGCTTTCACCACCACCATGCTTTCATGGAGCGTTATTGAGTTTGGTGGGTTGATGAAAGGTGAGTTAGAGAACGCAAAAGAAGCCATTCGCTGGGCCACTGATTACTTACTCAAAGCTACTGCCTACCCAGACACCATTTACGTTCAGGTTTGTGCCCCAAGCATTGCATTGTTCAGAGTATTTAGGTTTTTTGCGCTACCAAATGGCAAATCTCTATGTGCGCTTAATGTTAGAAAATGGGCATTTCTTCTATTGTTATTTGGGCTGCATTTAACCACATTGTGTCCGCTAGAAGAAACAGAGAAGCTAATATAATGCGTGGGTTTATTTCTCAGGTGGGCGATGCTAACAAGGATCATTCTTGTTGGGAGAGACCAGAAGACATGGATACTCCGAGAACTGTACTGAAGATAGACAGAGACTCCCCTGGCTCTGATGTAGCTGCTGAAACTGCTGCAGCTCTTGCAGCTGCTTCTCTAGTCTTCAGAAGAAGCGATCCGGCTTACTCCAAGCTTTTACTCAGGAGGGCCATTGGGGTAACATCAATAACGCATAAGAGTAGAGCAAACAAATAATGAATTTATAAAACAGAGACCGCTCCAGTTTTCCCAAATCTGAACATTTTATGCATCTCTTGGCGCAGGTGTTTGAGTTTGCTGATAAATACAGGGGTCCCTACAGCAATGGGTTGAAAAGTTATGTATGCCCTTTCTATTGCTCTTACTCTGGGTATCAGGTAAAAGAATCAATGCTCTTAAACCCCATAAAACttagtgttttcaggagttaaatcTTCATTTGGTGTTTGCAATGAATTGATTGAAGGATGAACTACTGTGGGGAGCTGCATGGCTGCACAAAGCCACCAAAAACCCAGACTACCTCAACTACATTCATGTAAACGGGCAAATCCTTGGAGCCGACGAGTCGGATAACACATTTGGGTGGGACAACAAGCATGCTGGAGCCAGGATTCTTCTCTCCAAGGTCCCAAATCCCACCATCATCTAGCATGTTTTATTGGAGTTGGAGAGGGAGATTGCGAATCAAGTAGCTTTTTAGGCTATAGATTTTTTTAAGCTTTTGGTTTTGATGCTTTAATCACTTTAATGCTGCGCATTTTCAGGCGTTTCTCGTTCAAAAGGTTCAATCCCTCCATGATTACAAAGGTCACGCAGATAATTTCATATGTTCTCTCATCCCAGGGGGCCCCTTCTCTCAGACCcagtacaccccaggtcctctctctctctctcttctctctccctctctctctctctctctctctctctctctctctctctctctctctgatttctaACGGCTACTTTTGTTTTTTTGTTGGGTTTTTGATGTTGATGCAGGAGGGCTTCTGTTCAAGATGAGTGATAGCAACATGCAGTATGTAACCTCCACCTCCTTCCTGCTCGTAGCCTACGCCAAGTATCTGACCTCGGCCCGCAAGTTCGTCAATTGCGGGGGAACCATCGTCACCCCAAAGAAGCTCCGAACCATTGCCAAACAACAGGTTACCGCGGAAAACAGAGGCCCATTGATACCCTTAATTTCTGAATTTGTTAATCATTTTTAGCTCATATTAGTTGATGCATTTTGCAGGTGGATTACTTGTTGGGAGACAACCCCTTGAAGATGTCCTACATGGTGGGATACGGCCAGAGGTACCCGGAGAGGATACACCACAGGGGGTCATCCCTGCCGTCAGTTGCAGCCCACCCAGCTAAGATCCAATGCT includes:
- the LOC131154927 gene encoding endoglucanase 17; translated protein: MALSVSSFCLLVLLSCFTTSLLLCNAFSAQHYHYPFLHHRHHSRIARHDYRDALIKSILFFEGQRSGRLPPGQRITWRRDSGLSDGSAVHVDLVGGYYDAGDNVKFGFPMAFTTTMLSWSVIEFGGLMKGELENAKEAIRWATDYLLKATAYPDTIYVQVGDANKDHSCWERPEDMDTPRTVLKIDRDSPGSDVAAETAAALAAASLVFRRSDPAYSKLLLRRAIGVFEFADKYRGPYSNGLKSYVCPFYCSYSGYQDELLWGAAWLHKATKNPDYLNYIHVNGQILGADESDNTFGWDNKHAGARILLSKAFLVQKVQSLHDYKGHADNFICSLIPGGPFSQTQYTPGGLLFKMSDSNMQYVTSTSFLLVAYAKYLTSARKFVNCGGTIVTPKKLRTIAKQQVDYLLGDNPLKMSYMVGYGQRYPERIHHRGSSLPSVAAHPAKIQCSEGFNFMKSESPNPNVLVGAVVGGPDLHDGFPDERSDYEQSEPATYINSPLVGALAYLAHSFGQL